From a single Crateriforma spongiae genomic region:
- the flgG gene encoding flagellar basal-body rod protein FlgG, producing the protein MSVQTLYTAATGMEAMETKLDVIANNLANVNTTGFKKDRANFEDLLYRTEVYPGVRDATQTPTAVGTQVGLGVRVTSTQTDHRQGTLQQTGRELDIAIQGDGFLRVLDPSSQQPMYTRAGNLDINADGNLVIGSAQTGRLLDPPVNIPPDATKIVINTNGEVMVRQPGVTELAVQGQIQMSQFINPDGLLKVGENMYEATDASGPEQVSNPGVDGLGLLRQGNLEASNVEPVQELIDLITTQRAFEMNSQAVQAGDQVMQNISNLRRF; encoded by the coding sequence ATGAGTGTTCAAACGCTGTACACCGCCGCGACCGGCATGGAAGCGATGGAAACCAAGTTGGACGTGATCGCCAACAACTTGGCCAACGTTAACACGACCGGCTTCAAGAAAGACCGCGCCAATTTCGAAGACTTGCTGTACCGAACGGAAGTTTATCCGGGGGTTCGTGACGCCACACAAACGCCAACAGCCGTGGGAACACAAGTCGGCTTGGGCGTTCGCGTGACCAGCACCCAGACCGATCATCGCCAGGGCACGCTGCAACAAACCGGTCGTGAATTGGACATCGCAATCCAAGGCGACGGATTCTTGCGTGTGCTTGATCCGTCCAGCCAACAGCCGATGTACACACGGGCGGGCAACCTGGACATCAATGCCGACGGAAACCTGGTGATCGGTTCGGCTCAAACCGGTCGCCTGTTGGATCCGCCGGTCAACATCCCGCCGGACGCCACGAAGATCGTGATCAATACCAATGGCGAAGTCATGGTTCGACAACCGGGCGTGACCGAACTGGCCGTCCAGGGGCAAATTCAAATGTCCCAATTCATCAACCCCGATGGATTGCTAAAGGTTGGCGAAAATATGTACGAAGCGACGGACGCGTCGGGACCTGAACAGGTCAGTAATCCGGGAGTCGACGGATTGGGATTGCTGCGACAGGGCAACTTGGAAGCATCCAACGTCGAACCCGTCCAGGAACTGATCGATCTGATCACCACGCAACGCGCGTTCGAGATGAACAGCCAAGCAGTTCAAGCCGGCGACCAAGTGATGCAGAACATCTCCAACCTGCGTCGGTTCTAA
- a CDS encoding flagellar hook-basal body protein: MPYGLYLSAAGAHAQDQRLRTLSHNLANVETPGFKPQETILQARFAELIERGEVSEGLSGADDLGGGVTIQPTQTAFDVGPIQVTGRKTDFAIHDREAFFVIQHGEEQMMTRAGEFVLDSRGYLVTQNGHQVLASDGSPIQLQSDRPFDVGPQGTLIQGNNRWSLMLAKPKQLGDLEHLGGNLFKPTKSFDLVSPQERDVVAGSLEKSSVRPTTAMMELIETSRVYEANVQMIKNQDNLMGSLVGRLLQ, from the coding sequence ATGCCCTACGGCCTTTACCTCTCTGCCGCCGGCGCGCATGCCCAGGATCAGCGTCTGCGCACGCTGAGCCACAATTTGGCCAACGTGGAAACGCCCGGCTTTAAGCCTCAAGAAACCATCCTTCAGGCCCGATTCGCGGAATTGATCGAGCGTGGCGAAGTCAGCGAAGGCTTGAGTGGGGCCGACGATTTGGGCGGCGGAGTCACAATCCAGCCCACGCAAACGGCCTTTGATGTCGGACCGATCCAGGTCACCGGCCGAAAAACCGACTTTGCGATCCACGACCGCGAAGCCTTCTTTGTCATCCAACATGGCGAAGAACAAATGATGACGCGTGCCGGCGAATTCGTGCTGGATTCCCGCGGCTACTTGGTCACCCAAAACGGACACCAAGTGCTTGCGTCCGACGGCAGCCCGATCCAATTACAGTCCGATCGACCGTTCGATGTGGGTCCTCAGGGGACACTGATCCAGGGCAACAATCGTTGGTCGCTGATGCTGGCCAAACCCAAACAGCTGGGTGATTTGGAGCATCTGGGCGGCAACCTGTTCAAGCCGACCAAGTCGTTTGACCTTGTGTCCCCGCAAGAACGCGACGTAGTAGCGGGTTCGCTGGAAAAATCATCCGTCCGGCCCACCACCGCCATGATGGAATTGATCGAGACCAGCCGCGTCTACGAAGCCAACGTCCAAATGATCAAAAACCAAGACAACCTGATGGGGTCACTCGTCGGTCGTCTGCTGCAGTAG
- a CDS encoding potassium channel protein — protein MLSAATRITIARITAPLFFWLSLAFLVGQACLVVLWVDVPNLRESALVALEEVDPEQELNLADIGQARAIGLGLDPQTQREELATQHRVVTLLLLIWPLIIAESAFHWLTRSWSRANRWFHFYGFLFCLCPSLRLCARSVEMDRRLWLPGLGWRRSDKRLRRRLERTFSLPMIAIALLILPVLAIEFFFKTQVVQHEWLRFALHVSTGVIWFAFALEFILMVSVAEKKFDYIRTNWIDLAIILLPLLSFLRSLSLVRSTKVAKLLRVSKLTRLASMYRMRATAVKALRALILWDVLERLLRPDPEKQLQKLKEDLNQRELEIRILKREIYRAERKLRRDVGDSEPVMTGADIAVASDTTLASDEV, from the coding sequence ATGCTATCCGCAGCAACTCGAATCACGATCGCTCGGATAACGGCACCGCTGTTCTTCTGGTTGTCGCTGGCGTTTTTGGTCGGACAAGCTTGCTTGGTCGTGCTGTGGGTGGACGTGCCCAACTTGCGCGAATCTGCCTTGGTCGCTTTGGAAGAAGTCGATCCGGAACAGGAATTGAATCTTGCCGACATCGGTCAAGCACGCGCGATCGGCTTGGGATTGGATCCGCAGACGCAAAGGGAAGAACTTGCAACGCAGCATCGCGTCGTGACGTTGCTGTTGTTGATCTGGCCGTTGATCATCGCCGAGTCGGCGTTCCACTGGCTGACTCGTTCCTGGTCGCGGGCGAACCGCTGGTTTCATTTTTACGGCTTCCTTTTCTGCTTGTGTCCGTCATTGCGTTTGTGCGCACGCAGCGTCGAAATGGATCGCCGATTGTGGTTGCCGGGCCTTGGGTGGCGACGCAGCGACAAGCGACTGCGTCGACGACTGGAACGCACCTTCAGCTTGCCGATGATTGCGATCGCATTGTTGATCTTGCCCGTGCTGGCGATCGAATTCTTTTTCAAAACCCAAGTCGTGCAGCACGAATGGTTGCGTTTCGCTCTGCATGTATCGACCGGCGTGATCTGGTTTGCTTTCGCGCTGGAGTTCATTCTGATGGTCAGCGTGGCGGAGAAGAAGTTCGATTACATCCGCACCAACTGGATCGACTTGGCGATCATCTTGCTGCCGTTGCTTTCGTTTCTTCGTTCGCTTTCGCTGGTCCGCAGCACCAAGGTGGCGAAGTTGTTGCGGGTGTCCAAGTTGACTCGTTTGGCCAGCATGTATCGCATGCGTGCCACAGCGGTCAAAGCCCTGCGGGCATTGATTTTGTGGGATGTCTTGGAGCGACTGTTGCGGCCGGATCCGGAAAAGCAACTTCAAAAGCTGAAAGAGGATCTGAATCAGCGTGAGCTGGAAATTCGCATTTTGAAACGAGAGATCTATCGGGCGGAACGCAAGCTTCGACGCGACGTTGGTGATAGCGAGCCGGTAATGACCGGGGCCGACATCGCGGTTGCCTCGGATACGACTCTGGCTTCCGACGAAGTGTGA
- a CDS encoding glycoside hydrolase family 2 protein gives MRIQRGLVAARKRFRLSALTVAALCCLGVSCPSAKAQPGAGDLIRTGNLVQDLSGYRWKLKRMHPGQGVVQGLHELPPADIETHVWISGRVPGDVYTDLWKAGVLEDPYWGRNSTKAQWVMLDEWWYSLQFDVGETLKDKVVRLEFDGVDYACDVWLNGNKLGRHEGMFSPFAFDVTDFVNSGPRWDKGRNILMVKLDPPPQVNHKVAGLKTPWFGDYWRDLVPFGIWRPVRLVASGKVRIDDVYVKPVVRDDGTAVVKFEVTLENHADQAMEIKMPIAIEGKNFSSEPVATEVQTRVEPGKQVVTAEVDVADPQLWWPWDLGKPNLYNATIEVRLGDVVHHQQTETFGIRQIKMEWNPGFGPDEVSFPRTVMLNGKRHFIRSACWGGPPDIFVGRTSPDEYKTLIDLAKAANMNNIRIFGWHPPEIPEFYQYCDEAGLTVWQDVIPLGTANISQEPSFVERIYREAVTVIKERRNHPCLILIEGGEEAFLRAADPVFTKGFLEELGRRLQQHVDLPYVPDSPLTCAIAQSVGYKPKEAVHALAYFYSMGRWLMEDWYRSLDFPIVPELAITSVPSVESLKRFIPPDELWPPGPSWGHHWADLDRLRMQNFDCFGDERTGSLEEFVNATQDAQGTIFQLAVEHFRRAKPRCSGVSLCHFITYWPDMKWGIVDAYQEPKRSYEYVKRAYQPLLVSLDFERRRWKPGESLDAKVWLINDTYQSHQDCVVRLNIKNSDGAELAVNEFDVASVDEDSSLAIGELKWQVDATVEDSFNVSLSLLDADGAVLSSNQYQLLIGDQEQARLRMAAMGKTRSQANLKYTYGNYYRFFPSMIGEGDASSDSADGVPRAGAFSKDQP, from the coding sequence ATGCGGATTCAACGAGGTTTGGTCGCTGCGCGAAAACGGTTTCGATTATCTGCGTTGACGGTCGCCGCACTGTGCTGCCTTGGCGTATCGTGCCCGTCAGCAAAAGCGCAGCCGGGCGCTGGTGATCTGATTCGAACCGGAAATCTGGTCCAAGACCTCAGCGGCTATCGCTGGAAGCTGAAGCGAATGCATCCGGGTCAGGGTGTGGTTCAGGGGCTGCACGAATTGCCACCCGCTGATATCGAAACCCACGTGTGGATTTCTGGCCGCGTTCCCGGGGACGTCTATACCGACCTTTGGAAAGCCGGCGTTTTGGAAGATCCCTACTGGGGACGCAATAGCACCAAGGCGCAATGGGTCATGTTGGATGAGTGGTGGTATTCGCTGCAATTCGATGTCGGCGAAACACTGAAAGACAAAGTCGTGCGACTGGAATTCGACGGGGTGGATTATGCATGTGACGTCTGGCTGAACGGGAACAAGCTTGGCCGTCACGAAGGGATGTTCAGCCCGTTTGCATTTGACGTCACGGACTTCGTCAACAGCGGCCCTCGATGGGACAAGGGCCGAAATATCCTGATGGTCAAGCTGGATCCACCACCGCAGGTCAATCACAAGGTGGCAGGGTTGAAGACGCCTTGGTTTGGTGACTATTGGCGTGATCTGGTGCCTTTCGGGATTTGGCGTCCGGTTCGGTTGGTGGCGTCAGGCAAAGTGCGGATCGACGACGTCTACGTGAAGCCCGTGGTGCGCGATGATGGTACAGCGGTGGTTAAATTCGAAGTCACCCTTGAGAACCACGCGGACCAGGCGATGGAAATCAAGATGCCCATCGCCATCGAAGGGAAAAACTTCTCATCCGAACCCGTGGCGACTGAAGTACAGACCCGAGTGGAGCCTGGTAAGCAAGTGGTGACGGCGGAGGTCGATGTCGCCGATCCGCAACTTTGGTGGCCTTGGGATCTGGGCAAACCCAATCTGTACAACGCAACGATCGAAGTGCGCCTTGGAGATGTCGTCCATCACCAACAAACCGAGACCTTTGGAATTCGCCAAATCAAAATGGAATGGAATCCGGGTTTTGGTCCGGATGAGGTTAGCTTTCCTCGCACGGTGATGCTCAACGGCAAGCGGCATTTCATTCGTTCGGCATGTTGGGGCGGGCCGCCGGACATCTTTGTGGGGCGAACGTCGCCGGATGAATACAAGACGCTGATCGATTTAGCCAAAGCGGCCAACATGAACAACATCCGGATCTTTGGGTGGCATCCGCCTGAGATTCCTGAGTTCTATCAGTACTGCGATGAAGCGGGCCTGACCGTCTGGCAGGACGTCATTCCCCTGGGGACGGCGAATATTTCTCAGGAGCCATCGTTCGTTGAGCGGATCTACCGCGAAGCCGTGACAGTCATCAAAGAACGCCGCAATCATCCGTGTTTGATTTTGATCGAAGGTGGTGAGGAGGCCTTTCTGCGAGCCGCTGATCCGGTGTTTACGAAAGGATTCCTTGAAGAACTTGGTCGACGTTTACAACAGCACGTCGATTTGCCCTACGTGCCAGATTCCCCGCTGACCTGTGCGATCGCGCAAAGCGTCGGTTACAAGCCGAAAGAGGCGGTGCACGCGTTGGCCTATTTCTATTCGATGGGCCGATGGCTGATGGAGGACTGGTACCGATCGCTGGACTTCCCCATCGTTCCCGAGTTGGCGATCACATCGGTTCCGTCGGTTGAAAGCCTGAAGCGGTTCATTCCGCCGGATGAGCTTTGGCCTCCCGGGCCGAGTTGGGGACATCACTGGGCCGATTTGGACCGTCTGCGGATGCAGAACTTCGATTGCTTCGGCGACGAGCGAACCGGATCGTTGGAAGAATTTGTCAACGCAACGCAGGACGCACAGGGCACGATCTTTCAATTGGCCGTTGAGCATTTTCGTCGGGCCAAACCTAGATGCAGCGGAGTCTCGCTGTGTCACTTCATTACGTATTGGCCGGACATGAAATGGGGGATCGTTGATGCGTATCAAGAACCCAAACGTTCGTACGAGTATGTCAAACGGGCGTACCAACCGTTGCTGGTCAGTCTGGATTTTGAACGACGGCGATGGAAACCCGGCGAGTCATTGGATGCCAAGGTTTGGTTGATCAATGACACCTATCAATCGCATCAGGATTGTGTGGTTCGGTTGAACATCAAAAATTCCGATGGAGCGGAGTTGGCGGTCAATGAATTTGATGTCGCTTCGGTGGACGAAGACAGTTCGCTCGCGATCGGCGAACTGAAGTGGCAGGTCGATGCGACGGTCGAGGACTCGTTTAACGTGTCGCTGTCTTTGCTGGATGCTGACGGAGCTGTGCTTTCCAGCAATCAATACCAGTTGCTAATCGGCGATCAGGAACAGGCACGTCTGCGGATGGCGGCGATGGGTAAAACAAGATCCCAAGCGAACCTAAAGTACACCTACGGCAACTACTACCGCTTCTTCCCGTCGATGATCGGCGAAGGGGATGCATCCTCGGACTCTGCCGATGGCGTTCCTCGCGCCGGAGCGTTTTCAAAGGATCAGCCATAG
- a CDS encoding polysaccharide biosynthesis/export family protein, with protein sequence MTKTLSAGRRIHRCIRTLRTAATALAAGVAVTAITGCSTLTQPINGVPANRLPPEFFPEPKNDLVPVDISLLSLEPPREYLLDGGDILGVYIEGVLPFNPPNEPPEPPPVNFPEADNTLPPSIGYPIAIQDDGTLALPLIEPLDVAGLTLEQVRDKIRDAYIDEEILIEEKARPIVTLIQKRTYNIIVIREDGLGDGRTSRGLQSQDVASQFIRGGSDRSGSGSMVKLNAYENDILHALVETGGLPGLNAKNQVKVLRANRANQEKYREFVKQFYAQQECLQRDPCYCPPELPEDPSILRVPLRVRPGEFPDISDEDITLNDGDIVYIESRETEVFYTGGLLPGGEFPLPRDYDLDVLGALALAGAGVGGTAQNSGGGISLGRSPVAGVPPGRVYILRKLPCNQQVAIEVDISEATNNPAARVLIQPGDVVLLQYKCEEEIINAGIGTFFTFGIAEILRN encoded by the coding sequence ATGACTAAGACACTTTCAGCCGGCCGGCGGATCCATCGCTGCATCAGGACGCTGCGAACCGCCGCAACCGCGCTTGCCGCCGGCGTCGCCGTGACGGCAATCACCGGCTGCAGCACGTTGACTCAACCGATCAACGGGGTGCCCGCGAATCGACTGCCTCCGGAATTTTTCCCGGAGCCTAAAAACGACTTGGTCCCGGTCGACATCTCTTTGCTGTCGCTGGAACCACCGCGTGAATACTTGCTGGACGGTGGCGACATTTTGGGCGTTTACATCGAAGGCGTTCTGCCTTTCAACCCGCCCAACGAGCCGCCGGAACCGCCGCCGGTGAACTTCCCAGAAGCCGACAACACGCTGCCGCCATCGATCGGATACCCGATCGCTATCCAAGACGATGGAACGCTGGCGCTGCCGTTGATCGAGCCGTTGGACGTCGCAGGGCTGACCCTGGAACAGGTGCGTGACAAGATCCGCGATGCCTACATCGATGAAGAAATCTTGATCGAGGAAAAGGCTCGGCCGATCGTGACGCTGATCCAAAAGCGGACCTACAACATCATCGTCATCCGTGAAGACGGCTTGGGTGACGGTCGCACGAGCAGAGGCCTTCAGTCGCAAGACGTCGCGTCGCAGTTCATCCGTGGCGGCAGCGACCGCAGCGGTAGCGGTTCGATGGTCAAGCTGAATGCGTACGAGAACGACATCCTGCACGCTTTGGTCGAAACCGGCGGTCTGCCTGGCTTGAACGCCAAGAACCAGGTCAAGGTGCTGCGGGCCAATCGTGCGAACCAAGAGAAGTATCGCGAGTTCGTCAAACAGTTCTATGCACAGCAAGAATGTTTGCAGCGAGACCCGTGCTACTGTCCGCCGGAATTACCAGAAGACCCGTCGATCTTGAGGGTGCCGCTACGTGTCCGTCCGGGTGAATTCCCCGACATCAGCGACGAGGACATCACGCTGAATGATGGCGATATCGTGTACATCGAATCGCGTGAAACGGAAGTCTTCTACACCGGTGGTTTGTTGCCGGGTGGTGAATTCCCGCTGCCTCGTGACTATGACTTGGACGTGCTTGGGGCCTTGGCTCTGGCCGGTGCCGGAGTCGGTGGTACGGCTCAAAACAGCGGTGGCGGAATCAGTCTTGGCCGTTCGCCGGTCGCTGGTGTGCCGCCGGGACGCGTCTACATCCTTCGCAAACTGCCGTGCAACCAGCAAGTCGCCATCGAGGTTGATATTTCCGAAGCGACCAACAATCCGGCCGCTCGGGTGCTGATCCAGCCAGGTGACGTGGTGCTGCTGCAGTACAAGTGCGAAGAAGAAATCATCAACGCCGGTATTGGAACGTTCTTCACCTTCGGGATTGCTGAGATCTTGAGAAACTAA
- a CDS encoding glycosyltransferase family 4 protein produces the protein MQWMIAISFILSLACSLLLVRIVRAFARTVGLVDRPDAERKVHEKPVALAGGVAVYLAVAITFALSLILDRTLGYHSLGTIQMRWYVLFGAALAIMAVGLIDDAWSLRGRQKLLLQIVIIGLMIGAGTQIHQIGLFGYEIKLGAFSIPVTMLWLLLAVNALNLIDGADGMASTVGMIIAVGLGILGFVGASSLSGVVGFALAGALLGFLVYNKPPASIYLGDAGSMMIGLFVGTLAIWSSLKESTVLASAPLAILAIPLFDSSAAIVRRRLTGRSIYATDRGHMHHLLQLKYGPHGLLIVVGLACLVTTVVAVLGEVYSEPWWAMLGVILVIAVLIQTRSFGHSEARLIFNRAAHFIESFFMHPERCEQSKQHRRLQLQGDAPWELVWEPLVEFAKKHDLAKMKVNISMPWLHESYHATWQSVRLPERAQQMVMEVPLFAERQNGDEMVDISVGKLELVALGKSTAIYQNLEDFLTKLDESKGPITKIMLDLERRQLKGKGTMVAPVSRPETETSETVASKAGETAEQPQVDSASHAVSSS, from the coding sequence ATGCAGTGGATGATTGCGATTTCGTTCATCCTTTCCCTCGCTTGTTCGCTGTTATTGGTTCGAATTGTCCGGGCATTTGCGCGGACGGTTGGGTTGGTGGACCGTCCCGATGCCGAGCGAAAAGTGCACGAAAAGCCGGTCGCTTTGGCCGGCGGTGTCGCTGTCTATCTGGCGGTGGCGATCACTTTTGCGTTGTCTCTAATTCTGGACCGAACCCTGGGCTACCACTCGCTGGGGACGATCCAGATGCGTTGGTACGTACTTTTCGGGGCGGCACTGGCCATCATGGCTGTCGGGCTGATCGACGATGCTTGGTCGCTCCGAGGACGGCAGAAGCTGCTGCTGCAGATCGTGATCATCGGGTTGATGATCGGGGCGGGAACTCAGATCCACCAGATCGGATTGTTTGGGTACGAAATCAAGCTGGGAGCCTTCAGCATTCCCGTCACCATGCTTTGGTTGCTGTTGGCGGTCAACGCACTGAATCTGATTGACGGTGCGGACGGGATGGCCAGTACGGTCGGAATGATTATCGCCGTTGGTCTAGGTATTTTAGGGTTCGTCGGGGCTTCGTCGCTCTCCGGTGTGGTCGGTTTTGCACTCGCGGGCGCCTTGCTCGGCTTCCTGGTTTACAACAAACCCCCCGCCAGTATTTACCTTGGCGATGCCGGCAGCATGATGATCGGCCTGTTCGTGGGAACCTTGGCGATCTGGTCCAGCTTGAAGGAATCCACCGTTCTGGCTTCGGCACCGTTGGCGATTCTTGCGATCCCGCTGTTTGATTCCTCAGCCGCCATTGTGCGGCGTCGGTTGACGGGCCGCAGCATCTACGCGACCGATCGTGGTCATATGCACCACCTGCTGCAATTGAAATATGGGCCACACGGGCTTTTGATCGTGGTTGGTCTGGCCTGTCTGGTCACGACCGTGGTCGCGGTATTGGGCGAGGTTTACAGCGAACCGTGGTGGGCGATGCTTGGCGTCATTTTGGTGATCGCGGTACTGATCCAAACACGTTCATTTGGACACAGCGAAGCCCGGTTGATCTTTAATCGCGCGGCACACTTCATCGAATCGTTTTTCATGCATCCCGAACGTTGTGAGCAGTCCAAGCAGCATCGTCGATTGCAACTCCAGGGGGATGCGCCTTGGGAACTGGTCTGGGAACCGTTGGTCGAGTTCGCGAAGAAGCACGATCTGGCCAAGATGAAGGTCAATATTTCCATGCCTTGGCTTCACGAGAGTTATCACGCAACTTGGCAAAGTGTGCGTCTTCCCGAGCGTGCCCAGCAGATGGTGATGGAAGTGCCGTTGTTCGCAGAACGTCAGAACGGCGACGAAATGGTCGACATTTCAGTTGGCAAATTGGAGCTGGTCGCGTTGGGCAAGAGCACCGCGATTTACCAAAACCTGGAAGATTTCCTAACTAAATTGGACGAAAGCAAAGGTCCGATCACCAAGATTATGTTGGACTTGGAACGCCGCCAGCTGAAGGGCAAAGGTACAATGGTCGCTCCGGTCAGCCGTCCGGAAACCGAGACTTCCGAGACCGTGGCTTCCAAAGCCGGCGAAACTGCTGAACAGCCACAAGTGGATTCGGCATCTCACGCGGTTTCGTCTTCCTAG
- the fliG gene encoding flagellar motor switch protein FliG, whose product MQTVNTDNDGLRKAAILLMSLPTKTAARIMQQLPPRLIEQISIRIAQTESVGGDDQEIVIAEFLTSKASSIYASPGGLERAKELIKEALGRDASELIGNLQQTIESMPFAFVKKVDSQTLMQFIGEEHPQTIALLLSHVPASYAAEVLGGLDSEKQLDVIRRVASIGRTSPDAIEELEYGLEQRLSSMVNQSHTSAGGVESVAEILNVCERSVERMIMESLGRDEPELSDDIRRLMFVFEDIAKLGDRDIQALLKNVETAQWAMALKGASETLQEKVMKNMSSRAAENLKDEMGFLGSVRVSEVESVQQKIVDIVRHLEDTGEISRPSGENEEEYVN is encoded by the coding sequence GTGCAGACGGTCAATACCGATAACGACGGGCTTCGCAAAGCGGCCATCTTGTTGATGAGCTTGCCGACCAAGACTGCTGCTCGGATCATGCAGCAGTTGCCGCCGCGATTGATCGAACAGATCAGCATTCGCATCGCGCAAACCGAATCCGTCGGTGGCGATGACCAAGAAATCGTGATCGCGGAATTTCTGACCAGCAAAGCCAGTTCGATTTACGCCAGCCCGGGCGGCTTGGAGCGAGCAAAGGAACTGATCAAGGAGGCATTGGGACGCGACGCATCGGAACTGATCGGCAATTTGCAGCAAACGATCGAATCGATGCCTTTTGCGTTCGTCAAAAAGGTGGATTCGCAGACGCTGATGCAATTCATCGGCGAAGAACATCCGCAAACCATCGCGTTGCTGTTAAGTCACGTGCCCGCGTCATACGCCGCGGAAGTCTTGGGTGGCCTGGATTCCGAGAAGCAACTGGATGTGATTCGCCGGGTGGCTTCCATCGGCCGCACCAGTCCCGATGCCATCGAGGAGCTGGAATACGGCCTCGAACAACGCCTATCCAGCATGGTGAATCAAAGCCACACGTCCGCTGGGGGCGTGGAAAGCGTCGCCGAAATCCTGAACGTTTGCGAACGCTCCGTCGAACGGATGATCATGGAATCCCTGGGTCGCGACGAACCAGAACTCTCCGATGACATTCGCCGGCTGATGTTCGTTTTCGAAGACATCGCCAAGTTGGGCGATCGCGATATTCAGGCCTTGCTGAAAAACGTCGAAACCGCTCAGTGGGCGATGGCTTTGAAGGGGGCCAGCGAAACGCTTCAGGAAAAAGTCATGAAGAACATGAGTTCACGTGCCGCCGAAAACCTGAAAGACGAGATGGGATTCCTGGGAAGCGTCCGCGTCAGCGAAGTGGAATCCGTCCAGCAGAAAATCGTCGACATCGTACGGCACCTCGAAGATACCGGCGAAATCTCTCGTCCCAGTGGCGAAAACGAAGAGGAATACGTCAACTGA
- a CDS encoding 6-pyruvoyl trahydropterin synthase family protein codes for MTHSTEQPVFRVDVSKEQFVFSAAHFITFAGDICERIHGHNYGVRVSVEGPLDENRYVVDFIALRDAVLAETGSLDHHVLLPDRHAQIRVTKDEKETTATFRDRRWVFPNEDCVHLPVTNTTAEELAEYIGRRVIDQTFDKFGDHLSWIEVAVDENQGQWGVCRLPWKRPSASQ; via the coding sequence GTGACACACTCCACCGAACAACCTGTGTTCCGAGTCGACGTCAGCAAAGAACAATTTGTTTTTTCGGCGGCGCATTTCATCACCTTCGCCGGCGACATTTGCGAAAGGATCCACGGCCACAATTACGGCGTCCGCGTGTCGGTCGAAGGTCCTTTGGACGAAAACCGCTACGTCGTCGACTTTATCGCGTTGCGTGATGCCGTTCTTGCGGAAACGGGAAGCCTGGACCATCACGTCTTGTTACCCGACCGGCACGCCCAGATTCGAGTGACGAAGGATGAAAAGGAAACCACGGCGACATTTCGAGACCGCCGCTGGGTTTTTCCAAATGAGGACTGTGTCCATTTACCTGTGACCAACACCACGGCCGAAGAGTTGGCTGAGTACATCGGTCGGCGGGTGATCGATCAAACGTTCGACAAATTTGGCGACCACTTGTCGTGGATCGAAGTCGCCGTGGATGAGAACCAGGGCCAGTGGGGCGTCTGTCGTCTGCCTTGGAAACGACCGTCTGCCTCCCAGTAG
- a CDS encoding triphosphoribosyl-dephospho-CoA synthase, translating to MIHTVGDAVRWACVLEATAPKPGNVHPGRVFDDLSFAHFAQAAEIAAVQLTRTDLGWGQRIESTVVQTRRVTGTNVNLGIALLIAPLAEAVMRTNFLASVGNQSPWSRFQSVTNVLSSISVRQSRAVFRAIAHAMAGGMNPSDESDDLEMDVHDDRANHDDLMAAMRLASKRDGIAREYVNGFDGLLHQMTPLLKHCIDETGDTIQGICLAQHRWLQENTDSLIGRKCGTEIALNVRQWFRETDCESPSSIRTLDERLRSDGNRLNPGTTADLLAAALFVLLCPTPLQSERSA from the coding sequence ATGATTCACACGGTGGGCGATGCCGTCCGCTGGGCCTGCGTTCTTGAGGCGACCGCTCCGAAACCAGGCAACGTGCATCCGGGCCGCGTATTTGATGACCTTTCGTTCGCACACTTTGCCCAGGCAGCAGAAATCGCCGCGGTCCAGCTGACTCGCACTGATCTGGGTTGGGGCCAACGAATCGAATCCACTGTGGTGCAGACACGGCGGGTAACCGGCACGAATGTGAATCTGGGAATTGCTTTGTTGATCGCCCCGTTGGCGGAAGCGGTCATGCGAACCAATTTTCTGGCATCGGTGGGCAACCAATCGCCATGGTCGCGTTTTCAGTCGGTCACGAATGTGCTGTCGTCGATCAGCGTCCGACAGAGCAGGGCGGTCTTTCGTGCAATCGCCCATGCAATGGCCGGCGGGATGAACCCGAGTGACGAATCAGACGACTTGGAAATGGACGTCCACGACGACCGAGCAAATCATGATGATCTGATGGCCGCGATGCGTCTGGCTTCGAAACGTGATGGGATCGCCCGGGAGTACGTCAACGGATTCGATGGACTGCTTCACCAAATGACACCGCTATTGAAGCATTGCATCGATGAAACGGGTGACACGATCCAAGGAATCTGCTTGGCGCAACATCGATGGCTGCAAGAAAACACCGACTCGCTGATCGGCCGCAAATGCGGGACGGAAATCGCGTTGAATGTCCGGCAGTGGTTCCGCGAAACCGACTGTGAATCCCCGTCTTCGATCCGGACATTGGACGAACGTCTAAGATCAGATGGGAACCGTTTGAATCCGGGTACCACCGCCGACCTTCTGGCGGCAGCACTGTTTGTCCTTCTGTGTCCCACTCCATTGCAATCCGAAAGATCAGCGTGA